The genomic segment ATATGTCATGGAGATAAAGGTGCCGGCATGCTGGCTACACTGGACATGACAGAACGTTTCCGCTGGCTTACAGCCAAACGGAGTACCGTCATCCAGTGTTCAGCCTCGCATCCGGGATTATGTGAGGATCCTGACGTTACACTACAGCAGCTGTTTGAGCGCCTGGTCCTCTGATTGTCCGCTTTGATAGCCTGTCTTTTTGATAAAAAGGGTTAATCTATCAATATTATAGTATATTTGTTGTCATATTTACTTTTGAAGATGCATGATTTTTATCAACATATCTACGAGCAGCAGCTGGCTGTTTTAGAAATGCCGTCCAACAAGAAGATCTGTGGCTGGGCGACAAGGATTCTGGATCTGCTTTTTCCGGAGCGCAACTCTGGCGAAATGAGATCTGTGGATGATGTAAAGCTCGCTTTTGAACAGTTTGAACTAGAGCTTGAGCAGCTTTTGAGCAAATCAAAAGCTTGTGGTAGCTGTAATCATGCGGAAGTAGCCCGAAAATTTTTTGAACGTATCCCTGAGCTTTATGAACTGATGTGCTGGGATGCGGATGCGCTGATGGACGGCGATCCGGCCGCGCAGAACAAAAGGGAAGTAATTCGTACCTATCCCGGTTTTTTTGCGATCTGTATTTTCCGCATGGCTAATGAACTGCATCGTCTGGGGATCCCGTTAATTCCACGGATTCTGACCGAGCATGCACATTCCAAGACAGGGATCGATATTCATCCCGCTGCAACCATCGGTCATCATTTGCACATTGATCACGGGACGGGGCTGGTGATCGGTGAGACCTGTACAATCGGTAATTATGTCAAACTCTATCAAGGGGTAACGCTTGGAGCGCTCAGCGTGGACAAGGTGTATTCGAATGTGAAACGTCATCCCACTATTGGAGACCACGTGATCATTTATTCGGGTGCCACTATTTTGGGGGGTGAAACGCATATTGGCCACCATTCAGTCATTGGTGGCAATGTTTGGCTGACCAGTTCAGTGGAGCCGTATACGACCGTTTACCATCAGGCTACATCGAAATTTATTGATTCAAAACCAATCATATAGATATTTATGGGAAATATTATAGATACCATCGGAAATACGCCATTGGTAGAGATTACCCAATTTCACGCAAATCCAGAGGTCAAGATCTTTGCGAAGATGGAAGGTAACAATCCTGCGGGGTCGGTCAAAGATCGGGCGGCATTAAATATGATCCGTTCGGCTATGGAAAGGGGCGAAATTACAAAAGAAAGCAAGCTGATCGAAGCGACCAGCGGCAATACAGGGATTGCTCTGGCCATGATTGCTGGAATCTATGGCTTAAGCCTTGAACTGGTGATGCCTGCCTCTTCCACAAGGGAGCGAACCCTGACGATGGAAGCCTATGGAGCAAAGGTCACATTACTGGAATCCATGGAAATATGTCGCGACTATGCAGAGCAAAAGGCAGCTCAGGAAGGCTATTTCATTCTAAATCAATTTGCCAATCCAGATAACTATAAGGCCCATATCAAAACCACTGGGCCGGAAATCTGGCGCGATACAGCTGGAGAAATAACCCATTTTGTCAGCGCCATGGGCACTACGGGAACTATCATGGGTAATTCGATATATCTAAAAGAGAAGAACCCTGCAATACAGATCGTGGGTTGTCAACCTACGTCGGAGTCTTCCATCCCGGGTATCAGACGCTGGCCAGAAGCCTACCTGCCCAAAATATTTGATCCAAGCCGTGTGGACCGGGTGATCGATATCTCCCAGCAGGAAGCAACGGAACTCGCGCGTGAGCTCGTACGGCGGGAAGGTATATTTGCTGGTATGAGTACAGGTGGCGCATTTGCCGGAGCGTTAAAAATTGCCAATGAAATCGACCGGGGCGTTATCGTGTTTATCGCTTGCGACCGCGGCGACCGCTATTTGAGTTCGGACTTATTTGGTTAGGGGTGAGGTAAATCCTATGCTGATTGTTCAAGGTTCGCTGAGCTTCTTGATCCGCTGACAATAAGCAGACGTAGACGTTGTGGAATTTGCCTCGCTTGGTAAAGTCATACTATTCTGCCTGCCCAAAAGTCAGTAGATTATTATCGGGGTCCAAGATGGAAAATTCCCATTGTCCCCAAGGTTTACGCGTTAATCCGCCATTGGGGTGAATGGCAATGTTCTTCTTCAGGAAGGATTGATAGAGTTGTTGAATATCGTCTGTGCGAATGTAGATCATACCATAGTTATCTTCTGGTGGAAGTTCCCTGTACTCGAAAAAATGGATTTCAACCTGATCTTTTCGGATCATCAGGTAATCGGGATAATCTTCGCTGTTACAGTTTGAGAAACCAAGCTGGTTTAAATAGAAATCGCTTGTGACTGCCTTGTCACGCATCGGCAATTTTGGATGTATCGCTGTTAGTTTCATTATTTAGTATATGTCTTTAGGAAATCCGGAAACGACATCGTCATTTTATTGCGATTCAGGTCGACAATACTTCAACAGAACCATATCCTTCAACAATTGACCATTTTCGTAGATAGGCTGTTCGTAGTTCTCAATAAAAAAATTCTTACGGACGGCGTATTTCACGAAACCGTTGCGTTCGTAAAAGCGGATCTGATCCGTACCACAATCGGCTGTTCCCACAATGAGATTAGGGTATTGATCTGCGTATGTTTGCTGTATATAGCGCAAAATGCCGCTTCCTAGTCCACTGTTCTGAAAGGGAGGAGAAACAGCTATATTTTTTATTTCTAAGGTCGTATCGTCTATTGGACATAGACAGAATACGGCGACGACGCGATCCTGTACCTGCACAACATAGACAGTAGACTTGAAAAGATATTTCTCAATTGCGGCTATAGTTTCATCCGCCAAAAGCAACAGATCATAAGGATAGTCCTTATGATCCGTAACTTGTTTTATTGTTAAACCATCCAGCATATTCAAAAGTTGGTTCAATTTGTGCAGTTGGCGTCAATTGAAGTGGTATAAAAAAATCACATCTCCGACATAGGCGGGTTTGGTATTGTCTTTTATTTTCAATGTCGCTTCAATGGTAACCTTGACCACACCCCTCAAGTTGACGACACTTTTAACATGGGTGTGCAGCTGCACTTCGTTGTCGACTAGGACCGGCTGGGCAAACCGCAAATTTTCGATGCCATAATTAATTTCCATTTTGACGTTCCGAACATCGGCAATCTGCTTCCACAAATAAGGAATGAGTGACAAGGTCAGGTAGCCATGTGCGATAGTTGACTTAAATGGGCTTTCTGTTTTTGCTTTTTCACTGTCGAGATGGATCCATTGATGGTCTAAAGTTGCGTCCGCGAACTGATTAATCTGTCTTTGATCGATTTTATGCCATTGAGATTCGCCTAATGACTTGCCCTC from the Sphingobacterium thalpophilum genome contains:
- a CDS encoding MaoC family dehydratase — protein: MTIINNYEEYKAFEGKSLGESQWHKIDQRQINQFADATLDHQWIHLDSEKAKTESPFKSTIAHGYLTLSLIPYLWKQIADVRNVKMEINYGIENLRFAQPVLVDNEVQLHTHVKSVVNLRGVVKVTIEATLKIKDNTKPAYVGDVIFLYHFN
- a CDS encoding serine O-acetyltransferase — protein: MHDFYQHIYEQQLAVLEMPSNKKICGWATRILDLLFPERNSGEMRSVDDVKLAFEQFELELEQLLSKSKACGSCNHAEVARKFFERIPELYELMCWDADALMDGDPAAQNKREVIRTYPGFFAICIFRMANELHRLGIPLIPRILTEHAHSKTGIDIHPAATIGHHLHIDHGTGLVIGETCTIGNYVKLYQGVTLGALSVDKVYSNVKRHPTIGDHVIIYSGATILGGETHIGHHSVIGGNVWLTSSVEPYTTVYHQATSKFIDSKPII
- the cysM gene encoding cysteine synthase CysM — encoded protein: MGNIIDTIGNTPLVEITQFHANPEVKIFAKMEGNNPAGSVKDRAALNMIRSAMERGEITKESKLIEATSGNTGIALAMIAGIYGLSLELVMPASSTRERTLTMEAYGAKVTLLESMEICRDYAEQKAAQEGYFILNQFANPDNYKAHIKTTGPEIWRDTAGEITHFVSAMGTTGTIMGNSIYLKEKNPAIQIVGCQPTSESSIPGIRRWPEAYLPKIFDPSRVDRVIDISQQEATELARELVRREGIFAGMSTGGAFAGALKIANEIDRGVIVFIACDRGDRYLSSDLFG
- a CDS encoding bleomycin resistance protein, whose translation is MKLTAIHPKLPMRDKAVTSDFYLNQLGFSNCNSEDYPDYLMIRKDQVEIHFFEYRELPPEDNYGMIYIRTDDIQQLYQSFLKKNIAIHPNGGLTRKPWGQWEFSILDPDNNLLTFGQAE
- a CDS encoding GNAT family N-acetyltransferase; the protein is MLDGLTIKQVTDHKDYPYDLLLLADETIAAIEKYLFKSTVYVVQVQDRVVAVFCLCPIDDTTLEIKNIAVSPPFQNSGLGSGILRYIQQTYADQYPNLIVGTADCGTDQIRFYERNGFVKYAVRKNFFIENYEQPIYENGQLLKDMVLLKYCRPESQ